The Capsicum annuum cultivar UCD-10X-F1 chromosome 3, UCD10Xv1.1, whole genome shotgun sequence genomic sequence GACTTTGGTCCAGCAAAATAGCCGTGCCATGAGCTTTGCTTTATGTCCCAACCACAATTGAAAATATTAACGTAAAAGAGTAGCTAGACAACTAGCCACCATCATGACAACCGAAGTGAAAAACAAGAGCCCGTGAATCAGCATTTGTTTTATGATCATGACAACCGAAGTGAAAAACAAGAGCCCGTGAATCAGCATTTGTTTTATGTCCCAACCACAATTGAAAATATTAACGTAAAAGAGTAACTAGACAACTAACCACCATCATGACAACCGAAGTGAAATACAAGAGCCCGTGAATCAGCATTTAATCAGTATATAAAAACAGTAAACGTGAAAGCAAAGTTTTGTACATCAAAATAAGTGCACTTCTGCAGCTGTGGTTCAGTCTAGATTAGCTAAAAACAGCTAATCTAATTGGTGTCATGCGCTGAAAACTAGATGACTTTCAAGTTTTACAACAATGAGACAGGTAAAATGGATCTCACGTTCGATAAGGTTGAGGCTCAAGTTCAGGGAAAAAGGGCTTAATATTGCTCTTACAAGGAAAAATGGACACACGATCAGCTTATAAGTACAGCAAATGGCCACTTGTATCCTTCCGGCAAGAACTGTAATTGCACTGAGATATTTCGCCTCTAACTATCGGATAAGGCATTGTACTCGAAACTGGAAATGAAGTTGCAAATTTAATATGATTCAATTCTCATCTATGCACCAGCGCAACACATAAAGCTGAAGTCCTAAATCAAGCGACCATTATCTACGTGATCTTCGGCTGCGATTTTCTTCATCCCTTTCATCAAGACGAGCTCCTTTCTGCCGTTCCCTGCTCTCTCTTTTTTCAACAACATAAGATTCAGATTTGTATCTTTTTTGTCTTCTTTCATCTCTCCTATCATCATATTCCTTTGAGGTCACATcatcatgcctcctagattttCTCTCAATAGCTTCCCCTGAGTTTTGTTCATCATTATACCACCTAGACCTTCTCTCCACATGTGACGACCTATCCACGTCGTCTTCTTTGTAATTACTTTCCTTTTCCTTCCGCTCTGACCTGTGCTGCTCGACATCTCTCTTATAATGATCTCTTGTGGTTAAATCTCTCTGCTCATGTCTTCCTATATCACTGATTTTTGCTTTATAAGTTCTTGGATCTTTATCAGAGACTTTGACCTCTTCCTTGTAATCAGGACGTGGAGGTCGACTCCATTGGCCAGATCTTTTATCCTTCCTAGAATCTTCAACTTTGTCATGCGACCATCTCGTACTTCGATCTTCCTCAGCACCCCAGCCTGTGTTTGCAGCtctctaaagaaaaaaattaaaaggaattaAGTagcctaaaatataaaatatgaacttCAGATATTAAAAGTTTAGAAAGCTGAAAACTCTAAATGGAGAAAGAGGGTCAAGAAATAACAAAACCCAGTgagaaaagaaaatatatgtttTCTTGTTAACGTTTATGGGAAACTCATATGATCACATTAGTTAGCAAGGCTTCAACAGAAGAATTTGTAGATACTATTGAGAAAAACGACCCTGCTT encodes the following:
- the LOC107862170 gene encoding zinc finger CCCH domain-containing protein 25: MNPLTLVKRIQNINAKEASLGISDDASWHAKYKDSAYVFVGGIPFDLTEGDVLAVFAQYGEIVDVNLVRDKGTGKSKGFAFVAYEDQRSTILAVDNLNGAQLSGRTIRVDHVSNYKKKEEEDEETQRKKREERGVCRSFQRGECNRGAACKFSHDEKRAANTGWGAEEDRSTRWSHDKVEDSRKDKRSGQWSRPPRPDYKEEVKVSDKDPRTYKAKISDIGRHEQRDLTTRDHYKRDVEQHRSERKEKESNYKEDDVDRSSHVERRSRWYNDEQNSGEAIERKSRRHDDVTSKEYDDRRDERRQKRYKSESYVVEKRESRERQKGARLDERDEENRSRRSRR